Part of the Nicotiana tabacum cultivar K326 chromosome 20, ASM71507v2, whole genome shotgun sequence genome, CAGGAATATGTAATTCTGATGATGGAAGCAGAGTTACCTCATGCTTGAGTTCCACAGGGGTGACAGGCAATATGCATGAATTAGAGTCACAACTATATAATCTTACCTTAAGCAAAGAGTCTACATCATCAAGAACATCGCACAGATTTGACGCTTGCTCTATAGCTTTAATACTAGGATCCAATAATCCAGCACTTTCAAATCCAGATAGGGCCATCCAATAGTTCTCCAGAAACTTGTACGTCTGTTGAACCAAGTTACAGAATCACAAAAAACATGGTATTGAAATTTTGAGGAGGCAAATGAAAATAAGGATATATAAGCAGATATGAAatgtcacggtgaagaaaatagATGCTTTCTTTTGAATATACTCTTGAAGTTTCATGACTAAGCATAAACATGCTCAAGTTGCCAAGATATAAGTATAATTCAAGCACATGAAAAGCTCCACAGATAGATATTTTGCTATTTAGTTCTCTCTTTGTTTCCAGTGAATCAGGAAGCCTTTTATTACATGCTTCCAGGAACTATTTAAACATTCAGGTACATAAAAGTTATGTGCTAGAACAATTGGAAATAAGAATTGGTATATAGCCTTACCATCGAACAGTTGAAACACAATTCAGCACTGCGCATCATCTTTTGGTCTTTCGCCTGAAATAGAACACAAAATTAGAGGGCCTGAGTAAGAAATGCAGACAAAACAACCTTAAGGGGATATAAGATAGTTCTGAAGTCCATGAGGTAAATTATAAGAGGAAGACAGCAAAGTAGGCTTATTGTGGGAAGCTTTACGCAAAGATAAACTGGCAAGAAGCATACTCACAGCATTCTTGTATGCTTTTAATGACTGATAAAGCATATCATGATCCCAAGCTCCAGTCAGAAAATAGGCAGTGAGACATGCATTTCCTAGGGCATCTGGCAAAAAAAATGAATGATCATTCAAGAAACCTGAGTTTGGATGTAACTAAATCATGATAATGGATATTCAATCTTATCAGTTACGAAACCAACTccaccaaaaatattgtaaatttgTCAAAGCAGGAAACTGAAATAACTGAGCTTGCAAATGAAATACGATATGCAATTTGCACGTCATGTACTAGATTCATGCAACTTTTTATGTACATATTCAAGAGCGTCTACTAGTTTATAAGTATATGCTCCAGATCACCTACATAGTTTCAGTTCCTTCAGTTTTGTGTTCTACAGAAGTTATCTGGTACGTTTAAATTATGGGATTACATGTGGTCTCAGTTACATAGTAAGCACAGGTGGTCTCAGGTATATATCTAAGTTACATGTTGAGAATCCTGGGATTAGAAATTGATTTAATTTGCTACCATATCCTTCAAAGTAAGTGGAGAAAATTACACGCACCATTATAAGGTGAGTATACCAGCATGTGTATCACATTAAAAAGAAATCCCTCTTTCCTTTAGCATGTATAATGTGATAAATAAGAGCAAAAAGACATGCTTAGTGGACATTCAGACTTCGCGACATAGTTGATAAGCACATTTTTCAGGATCATATTAGAACAAATTAAAACAGTAAATCGTAGAGTGGCGCAGCTCAGTTTAATCATAGACAGTTAATTTTCAGTCCCTGACATTTTTTGGTTCTTCTTCCTCCTTccctttactatttaattttatCAAGTTTATGACCAACAAACTTATTATTCTTCCTTAAAGCGGTATACGTTTTCAGGAACTGCTACTTAATGTATCAATAGCAAGTATATCCAAGAATTACAAAATGCAGTCTTACACCATGATATTCCATCCCGGATATCCAGAGCAATTGCTTCCTTGGCATGCTTAATACTTTCAGCAATGATTTCTTCTGGATCTTCAACCTCTGGAAAGTTGAATACAATCAATTAATACTACAGGCACTCTCTAAGAAAATGTGACTACATAATTAaggttcaaaattcaaaatgctAGAAGTTCCAAAGGAAGTACAAAAGTTTACCTATTTCACCAGTGCACTGTCGTCTTTCGAGTACTGATAATTGACGTAATAGCTCCAAATTTTTCGGATCCTGAAAACAACAAATACAAATATATCCATCAGAATTTTCAAGAACTAAATTGATCACCAACAAAACTCTAATTAAAATCCAAGAAGCAGCATATAAAATGACCTGTTCAAGGCCTAATTTAAAGCAACTTTTAGCTTTATCAAGATCTCCTCGTTTCCAAACACAAGTTCCTAAGCATATCCATGCATCCACCATATAACTATTCAACTGAAGCTGTTACACAAATCAGCAGTCATGAAAATGAATCATAAAAAGAATAACTAATTAGACATATAAATGTGAAATTTCCTTTGAAATTTACTCACAGCTTCTGTTAAACTTTGCTCTGCTTCCTTATTATAACCAGGAGACACATCCAGAAACTTCCCTCTCAAGTACAAATACATCGCGTTATCCTCCTGCGATTGCCGCTTCTCTACTCAACATAAAAAAACATTATTAAAACCACAAATTACATTCAAAACACTAGAGATTACGTCGATAATTAAGATATTTAATTACGTTTCGATGCTTTTTCAACTTTACGTTATCGAACTCATTCAATGCGTTCTCCGAAGAATTCAAGTACAAGTATATCGGTTGATCTTCTCacgtttgcttttttttttctttttctttttataaaacatgatttaaaccaaaaaaaaatacattaaaaaaaaGAGATTAATCGTGTAAAGCAATTACAGAACTTCAGAGTCCAAATTCAATGCATCTGAATAAATACAGTAACATTTTTAAACTCGGAATTCAATGCATTTTTCTAAGAATTCAATTACCTTTAGGAATAGCGTCGAGTAATTGGATAGCACGATCAGCTTGTTCTTTCAGGACAGCAATTTTTTCCTGACGACTTG contains:
- the LOC107766403 gene encoding uncharacterized protein LOC107766403 — its product is MSSSAGGDAGGDAGGENVFSQVIEFAKVINDFRNHYFLPSRQEKIAVLKEQADRAIQLLDAIPKEKRQSQEDNAMYLYLRGKFLDVSPGYNKEAEQSLTEALQLNSYMVDAWICLGTCVWKRGDLDKAKSCFKLGLEQDPKNLELLRQLSVLERRQCTGEIEVEDPEEIIAESIKHAKEAIALDIRDGISWYALGNACLTAYFLTGAWDHDMLYQSLKAYKNAAKDQKMMRSAELCFNCSMTYKFLENYWMALSGFESAGLLDPSIKAIEQASNLCDVLDDVDSLLKKLNDAKQLSSPTSSSLPTVDSLASSLASVELDPSYERATVDRLTEGLNEGKAITGKVLFSVKNPSKRPIYYVVCDSDRTCFVITVYGIRGTAIKEEDQITLLDPFYHSFDFEWKLKRYQFKSVRVDFLRQLRVNGAIVSPQHVIHRSMYADLMKG